In Deltaproteobacteria bacterium, the genomic window GTGCACAGACCATCAGTTCCCCCTGGAACATGAGGCCCACCCGGCTGCATCGTTCCGCCTCATCGAGGTAAGCGGTCGACATTAGAATGGTGACCCCCTGTGTGGCCAGGTCGTAGAGAATCCTCCATAGGTCCCGGCGTGATACGGGATCGACCCCACAGGTCGGTTCATCGAGGAAGAGAACCTCCGGCGTGTGAATCAGCGCGCAGGCAAGCCCCAGTTTCTGTTTCATCCCTCCCGAGAGGTCCCTCACCAACCTCCGGGAGAATGGCTCAAGCTGGCTGAACTCGAGGAGACGGCGGAGTCTCTCGCCCCGCTGCCTGGAGGGCACTTGGTAGAGGTCCGCATAGAAATGGAGATTCTCATTGACCGTGAGATCCCCGTAGAGACCAAACCTCTGGGGCATGTAGCCGATCCGGGACTTGATCTGCTCACTCTCGGTTCGGATGCTGAACCCGGCCACAAAGGCTTCCCCCCTGGAGGGTTCGACGACTCCGCACAGGAGGCGGATCGTCGTGGTCTTTCCCGCTCCGTCAGGGCCCACCAGCCCGAAGAGCTCACCCGGACTCACGTGGAATGTGACGTCTTTCACCGCAGCAAGCCCGTCAAAATCACGACCGAGGCCGCGTGTCTCGATGATCGCCGCCATTGCTACTCGTCGCCCTCTGACACTTGATTCCCGCCCTTGGTCATGGCGATTCTGGCATCGGCCGGCATTCCGGACTTCAACTCCATACGGGGATTATCGATGTCGATTTTGATCCGATAGACAAGCTTGACCCGCTCCTCCTGGGTCTGGATCTGCTTGGGGGTGAACTCGGCCTTACTCGAGATAAAGGAGATCCGCCCGCCATAGACCTTGCCAGGATAGGTGTCTGTGTAAACCTCTGCGGCCTGTCCCACCTTGACCCGTCCGAGATCGGTCTCGTTGATGTAAGCCCTGAGCCAGACCTTTTTCAGATCACCCAGGGTCAAGACAGAGGACCCTGGAAGGGCGATCTCGCCCCTTTCCATATTCTTGGAGAGGACGACACCCGATATGGGAGCATAGAGCCTGGTCTCGCTGATAAGGGTCTCGGCCAGATCGAGATCGGCACGGGCCACTTCGACCTGGGCCCTGGCAGTCTCGAGTTCTCTCTTCAATTCTTCGACCTTGAGCCCCGCGGCTTCTGCCACCTCCAGTGCCGCCCTCGCCTCGGCAACCCTGCTCCGGGCTGCCTCGATGGTCTCTTTTCTGGGCCCTTCCCGGACGAGTTTGTACTTTTCTCTGGCCTGCTTGTATCGCGCTCTGGCAGTCTCAAAAGCTGCCTTGGCCGTATCCCACTGCTGCTTGGAGATGGTCTGGGAGGCAAAGAGGCGCCTGGCTCGCTCCCACTCGAGTCTTGCCTTTTCCAACTGACTCCGAGCACGACTCACCTCCGCCCTCGACTCCTCAATCTCCTGAGGGCGAGCCCCCTTGAGAAGCTCCTTGAGGTGGGCCTGGGCCGCTGCAAGCTGGGCCTTCGCCTGGGCCACGACCCCCTGGCTGGTTCTCTTTTGGTGCTCGATAGCCACAAGCAGTTGCGATACGCGGCTTTCGGCCATCTTGAGTGAGGCTTCGGCCCTTTTCCGGCGGTCCTGGAGTTCGCGGTCGTCGAGGCGGGCTATGAGGTCCCCCTGGTTCACAGAGTCCCCTTCATCGAACCTCAGTTCCTCGATCACCCCCGAGATCCTGAAAGCGCAGTCCACCTCCGTGAGCTCGATGGTGCCCGAAACCCAGAGGCCGTTCTCTTCCGTGTTCTTCTGGTTCTGAACCAGGAGGTATACCGCTAGGGCGGCAAACAAAAGAAACAGCGGAAAGAGAAAGAACCTCTTCTTCATGCGCCCCCCTCACGCCTGGGGTCAGCCCCCGAGATCGACGGACCGGGTCCGAGTCAAACAGGGGAGAGTCCGGATCCTCGATGTCCGGGCATTGGAAACCGATAGAATCTCTCTTCGGGCAATGGATTTCCCGACTCGTCGACGTAGGCGAGAAGGTCGGGGGGATACCGGTTCTTTCCCCACCTCAGGGGGGAATAGGACCCTTCTCCCTTCACACAAACGGCTCCGGCTCTCTCCACGATCCGTCCCCGGCACAGGTAATGCCGCCCCTCGGGCTGAGGAGGATCTGCCTCCACGCGATAACTCTTCCCGACAACAACGGGCCTGAGGTAGGTCAGCCTCAGGTTCCTGGTCAGCACAAGCCGTTCTGCTCCAACAGCAGACGACCACCAGAGGGTCTCATCGATGATCGAGGAGATGATGCCTCCATGGAGAACCCCAGAAAACCCACAGAGCTCCTCCCTCGGGCTGAACTCCGATGTCACACGGCCGTCCTCGATGTAAAAGCACAACCTCAGGCCGTTCGGGTTCTTCTTTCCGCAGACAAAACAGGTCTCATAAGAGGGGAGATAGAGTTTCACCGTGCACTCCTGGCTATCTTTCATGAACATGGCGTACAGAACAGGCATCCCCTCGGTCGGGGAACAGATCGATTCGCCCCGTCCTGCAAAAGCAGCACCTTTGCCTTTCCGGCCTCG contains:
- a CDS encoding ABC transporter ATP-binding protein, which encodes MAAIIETRGLGRDFDGLAAVKDVTFHVSPGELFGLVGPDGAGKTTTIRLLCGVVEPSRGEAFVAGFSIRTESEQIKSRIGYMPQRFGLYGDLTVNENLHFYADLYQVPSRQRGERLRRLLEFSQLEPFSRRLVRDLSGGMKQKLGLACALIHTPEVLFLDEPTCGVDPVSRRDLWRILYDLATQGVTILMSTAYLDEAERCSRVGLMFQGELMVCAPPSSIMSGLPGEVWRIRCEDNRLARDRIRSMGRVTADLIGDALHVVFPFHVGDSDRLREGLKPAGVQILEAERIRPSLEDAFMDLVQRKRRGMS
- a CDS encoding efflux RND transporter periplasmic adaptor subunit, with protein sequence MKKRFFLFPLFLLFAALAVYLLVQNQKNTEENGLWVSGTIELTEVDCAFRISGVIEELRFDEGDSVNQGDLIARLDDRELQDRRKRAEASLKMAESRVSQLLVAIEHQKRTSQGVVAQAKAQLAAAQAHLKELLKGARPQEIEESRAEVSRARSQLEKARLEWERARRLFASQTISKQQWDTAKAAFETARARYKQAREKYKLVREGPRKETIEAARSRVAEARAALEVAEAAGLKVEELKRELETARAQVEVARADLDLAETLISETRLYAPISGVVLSKNMERGEIALPGSSVLTLGDLKKVWLRAYINETDLGRVKVGQAAEVYTDTYPGKVYGGRISFISSKAEFTPKQIQTQEERVKLVYRIKIDIDNPRMELKSGMPADARIAMTKGGNQVSEGDE
- a CDS encoding PaaI family thioesterase; this encodes MPVLYAMFMKDSQECTVKLYLPSYETCFVCGKKNPNGLRLCFYIEDGRVTSEFSPREELCGFSGVLHGGIISSIIDETLWWSSAVGAERLVLTRNLRLTYLRPVVVGKSYRVEADPPQPEGRHYLCRGRIVERAGAVCVKGEGSYSPLRWGKNRYPPDLLAYVDESGNPLPEERFYRFPMPGHRGSGLSPV